The Planktothrix sp. FACHB-1365 genome includes a region encoding these proteins:
- the lpxB gene encoding lipid-A-disaccharide synthase, with amino-acid sequence MLHNTLPIRIFISTGEVSGDLQGSLLIEALFRQAKKAGILIEIIALGGEKMAAAGALLLGNTTGIGSVGILESIPYIIPTYLMQKQVKHYLKEHPPDLVILIDYMGPNIGIGNFIKHNLPTIPIFYYIAPQEWVWSIGSRSTAQIVKLTHRILAIFPEEARYFQSKGAKVTWVGHPLLDRMKMAPSREESRRKLGIQPDEIAIALLPASRWQEIKYLMPILFEAAQQIQAKIPQVKFWIPLSLPDYKIAIETAIKNYQLNAVLVSTTSSYYQTLEVLSAADLAITKSGTVNLEIALLKVPQVVVYRVSALTAWVARHFLKFSIPFMSPTNLVQMQAIVPELLQEKATPENILQEAIELLTNQQKRQEMLNQYQQMKQALGEEGVCDRAALEILKSLSQ; translated from the coding sequence ATGCTTCACAACACTCTCCCTATTCGGATTTTTATAAGTACCGGAGAAGTTTCCGGTGATTTACAAGGATCACTGTTAATTGAAGCTTTATTCAGACAAGCTAAAAAGGCAGGAATATTAATAGAAATTATAGCATTAGGGGGAGAAAAAATGGCAGCCGCAGGAGCACTATTATTAGGGAATACCACAGGAATTGGTTCCGTTGGAATTTTAGAATCTATCCCCTATATTATCCCGACCTATTTGATGCAAAAACAAGTCAAACACTATTTAAAAGAGCATCCTCCTGATTTAGTGATTTTAATTGATTATATGGGGCCAAATATTGGGATAGGGAATTTTATTAAACATAACTTGCCAACAATTCCTATTTTTTATTATATTGCACCGCAGGAATGGGTTTGGTCAATCGGCTCTCGCAGTACAGCACAAATTGTTAAACTAACGCATCGTATTCTTGCCATTTTTCCTGAAGAAGCACGTTATTTTCAATCAAAAGGTGCGAAGGTGACATGGGTAGGTCATCCTTTATTAGATCGAATGAAAATGGCTCCAAGTCGTGAAGAATCTCGCCGAAAATTAGGCATTCAACCGGATGAAATTGCGATCGCTTTACTTCCGGCTTCTCGATGGCAAGAAATTAAATATTTAATGCCCATATTATTTGAAGCGGCTCAACAAATTCAAGCTAAAATACCCCAGGTAAAATTTTGGATTCCCTTATCTTTACCTGACTATAAAATAGCGATTGAAACAGCTATAAAAAACTATCAACTGAATGCCGTTTTAGTTTCAACTACATCGAGTTACTATCAAACCTTAGAAGTGTTATCTGCCGCCGATTTAGCCATTACAAAATCAGGAACCGTTAACTTAGAAATTGCCTTATTAAAGGTTCCCCAAGTTGTCGTTTATCGAGTCAGTGCTTTAACGGCTTGGGTTGCTCGTCATTTCCTGAAATTTTCGATTCCGTTTATGTCCCCGACTAATTTAGTGCAAATGCAAGCCATTGTTCCTGAATTATTACAAGAAAAAGCCACTCCCGAAAATATCCTTCAAGAGGCGATAGAATTATTAACAAATCAACAAAAACGACAAGAAATGTTAAATCAGTATCAACAGATGAAACAAGCGTTAGGAGAGGAGGGAGTGTGCGATCGCGCGGCTTTAGAAATTCTTAAGAGTCTCTCTCAGTAA
- a CDS encoding GNAT family N-acetyltransferase has translation MPIIVVQELTPSQVQDLEQLYKQGWWSHQRTSKDIQKMLNHSDIIIGLVDSDTQKLIGFTRVLTDYTYRALIWDVLVKSSYQNQGLGKKLIDEILTHPTLKDVEAFLLMCLPEMVPFYEKLGFHSSDSVKLMSLETSTHYQEF, from the coding sequence TTGCCTATTATCGTAGTTCAAGAGTTAACCCCAAGCCAAGTACAAGATTTAGAGCAACTTTATAAACAAGGATGGTGGAGTCATCAACGCACCTCAAAAGACATTCAAAAAATGCTAAATCACTCCGATATTATAATCGGTCTAGTAGACTCTGATACCCAGAAATTAATCGGATTTACGCGAGTTTTAACAGATTATACCTATCGAGCCTTAATTTGGGATGTTTTAGTCAAGAGTTCCTATCAAAATCAAGGATTAGGGAAAAAATTAATCGATGAAATTCTAACTCATCCCACTTTAAAAGATGTTGAAGCCTTTCTATTAATGTGTTTACCTGAAATGGTTCCTTTTTATGAAAAATTAGGCTTTCATTCATCCGATAGTGTCAAATTAATGAGCTTAGAAACCTCAACTCATTATCAAGAATTTTAA
- a CDS encoding Ycf66 family protein, which produces MVNLGLNFSSLVGIMLAVAGAGLYFLRSWRPKLARDHDIFFAAIGLLCGGILLFQGWRLDPILAFGQFLLTGSAIFFAVESIRLRGIAVVQAKERAPIVDDERYVSNVYRVDAELDELEPTDEYMPMARQIRGSRDTRLSRADSYDDDAVRRRPSSRKNSSVDYPPVEDRPRKRRPRPESRPDTASDWGEPPREREERSARKRPNRPPASPSVEKEDWEVSETPRSRRRPSSSSSSSSSEYRYSEDRNRNTNSTDYVEYRPVDYSDDEVDSPSNFEK; this is translated from the coding sequence ATGGTTAATTTAGGTTTAAATTTCAGCAGCTTAGTCGGGATTATGCTCGCGGTTGCTGGTGCTGGATTATATTTCCTGCGTTCCTGGCGTCCAAAGCTGGCACGGGATCATGATATTTTCTTTGCGGCCATCGGGTTACTCTGTGGCGGAATTCTGCTCTTTCAGGGATGGCGACTTGATCCCATTCTAGCGTTTGGCCAATTTTTATTAACGGGAAGTGCGATTTTCTTTGCGGTGGAAAGTATTCGCCTCCGAGGAATTGCTGTTGTCCAAGCCAAAGAACGAGCTCCGATTGTGGACGATGAACGCTATGTCAGTAACGTTTATCGGGTCGATGCAGAATTAGACGAACTCGAACCCACCGACGAATATATGCCCATGGCTCGTCAAATTCGCGGGAGTCGGGATACTCGTTTAAGTAGAGCCGATAGCTATGACGATGATGCTGTCCGTCGGCGTCCCTCTAGCCGCAAAAATAGCAGTGTTGACTATCCTCCGGTAGAAGATCGTCCTCGCAAGCGTCGTCCCCGTCCTGAATCTCGTCCTGACACTGCATCTGACTGGGGAGAACCCCCCAGAGAACGGGAAGAAAGATCGGCTAGAAAGCGTCCTAACCGTCCTCCCGCATCACCTTCAGTAGAGAAAGAGGATTGGGAAGTTTCTGAAACACCCCGTTCTCGTCGTCGTCCCTCCTCTTCTTCTTCTTCTTCTTCTTCAGAATATCGTTATTCTGAAGATCGCAATCGCAACACAAATTCAACTGATTATGTTGAATATCGACCCGTTGACTATTCCGATGATGAGGTTGATAGTCCTTCCAATTTTGAAAAATAA
- the psbX gene encoding photosystem II reaction center X protein translates to MTPSLMNFFYSLLAGILIVVIPATVGLIFISQKDKVIRS, encoded by the coding sequence ATGACACCTTCATTGATGAACTTTTTCTATAGTTTGCTGGCTGGAATTCTGATTGTGGTGATTCCCGCTACCGTCGGTCTGATTTTTATCAGTCAGAAGGATAAAGTCATTCGTTCCTAG
- a CDS encoding YggT family protein: MNTTILMWGLGLILGLMTFLFIFRIVLTWYPQVNQQRFPFNLIVWPTEPFLVVTRKIVPPLGGVDITPIIWVGIFSLLREILLGQQGLLRML; encoded by the coding sequence ATGAATACAACCATTTTAATGTGGGGTTTAGGCTTAATTCTAGGTTTAATGACGTTTTTGTTTATTTTCAGAATCGTCCTAACTTGGTATCCCCAAGTCAATCAACAGCGTTTTCCCTTCAACTTGATTGTTTGGCCGACAGAACCCTTTTTAGTCGTCACCCGTAAAATCGTTCCTCCTTTGGGAGGTGTAGATATCACCCCGATTATCTGGGTGGGGATTTTCAGTCTGCTGCGGGAAATACTCCTCGGTCAACAGGGTTTATTAAGAATGCTTTAA